From Mauremys reevesii isolate NIE-2019 linkage group 10, ASM1616193v1, whole genome shotgun sequence, the proteins below share one genomic window:
- the NUBP2 gene encoding cytosolic Fe-S cluster assembly factor NUBP2 isoform X1: MEAVGERGNLAGVGHVLLVLSGKGGVGKSTISTELALALRHVGKKVGILDVDLCGPSIPQMLKVQGKGVHQCDSGWVPVFVDQDKSISLMSIGFLLEKPDDAVVWRGPKKNALIKQFISDVTWGDLDFLIVDTPPGTSDEHISTVESLRPYKPLGAVLVTTPQAVSIGDVRRELTFCKKTGLQVIGIVENMSGFVCPHCLECTNLFSKGGGEELARYAGVPFLGCVPLDPQLTQSLEEGRDFIQEFPKSSAFPALAHIAQQILDRTSPQGS; encoded by the exons ATGGAGGCTGTAGGGG AGAGAGGTAACCTGGCTGGGGTTGGACACGTCCTTCTAGTGCTCTCAGGAAAAGGAGGCGTGGGAAAAAGCACCATCTCCACCGAGCTGGCTTTGGCTTTACGGCATGTTGGGAAGAAG GTGGGAATTCTGGATGTGGACCTATGTGGCCCCAGCATCCCTCAAATGCTCAAAGTCCAGGGCAAGGGCGTGCACCAGTGTGACAGTGGCTGGGTGCCTGTCTTCGTCGACCAGGACAAAAGCATCTCTCTCATGTCGATTGGCTTCTTGCTGGAGAAGCCAGATGATGCTGTGGTTTGGAGAGGACCCAAGAAAAACG CTTTGATAAAGCAATTTATCTCCGACGTGACCTGGGGAGATCTTGACTTCCTCATTGTGGATACGCCTCCGGGGACCTCGGATGAGCACATCTCTACGGTAGAATCCCTTCGCCCATATAAGCCTCTCGGGGCAGTCCTGGTCACGACACCACAG GCGGTGTCTATAGGGGATGTCAGGCGAGAGCTGACGTTCTGTAAGAAGACAGGATTGCAAGTGATCGGGATTGTAGAGAACATGAGTGGTTTCGTCTGCCCGCACTGTTTG GAGTGCACAAACCTCTTTTCCAAAGGGGGTGGTGAAGAGCTGGCCAGGTATGCTGGAGTCCCATTCCTAG GGTGTGTTCCCCTTGATCCCCAGCTCACTCAGAGCTTGGAGGAAGGCAGAGATTTCATCCAGGAGTTTCCCAAGAGCTCTGCCTTCCCTGCCCTTGCTCACATCGCCCAGCAGATCTTGGACAGGACATCCCCTCAGGGCTCCTGA
- the NUBP2 gene encoding cytosolic Fe-S cluster assembly factor NUBP2 isoform X2, with protein sequence MLKVQGKGVHQCDSGWVPVFVDQDKSISLMSIGFLLEKPDDAVVWRGPKKNALIKQFISDVTWGDLDFLIVDTPPGTSDEHISTVESLRPYKPLGAVLVTTPQAVSIGDVRRELTFCKKTGLQVIGIVENMSGFVCPHCLECTNLFSKGGGEELARYAGVPFLGCVPLDPQLTQSLEEGRDFIQEFPKSSAFPALAHIAQQILDRTSPQGS encoded by the exons ATGCTCAAAGTCCAGGGCAAGGGCGTGCACCAGTGTGACAGTGGCTGGGTGCCTGTCTTCGTCGACCAGGACAAAAGCATCTCTCTCATGTCGATTGGCTTCTTGCTGGAGAAGCCAGATGATGCTGTGGTTTGGAGAGGACCCAAGAAAAACG CTTTGATAAAGCAATTTATCTCCGACGTGACCTGGGGAGATCTTGACTTCCTCATTGTGGATACGCCTCCGGGGACCTCGGATGAGCACATCTCTACGGTAGAATCCCTTCGCCCATATAAGCCTCTCGGGGCAGTCCTGGTCACGACACCACAG GCGGTGTCTATAGGGGATGTCAGGCGAGAGCTGACGTTCTGTAAGAAGACAGGATTGCAAGTGATCGGGATTGTAGAGAACATGAGTGGTTTCGTCTGCCCGCACTGTTTG GAGTGCACAAACCTCTTTTCCAAAGGGGGTGGTGAAGAGCTGGCCAGGTATGCTGGAGTCCCATTCCTAG GGTGTGTTCCCCTTGATCCCCAGCTCACTCAGAGCTTGGAGGAAGGCAGAGATTTCATCCAGGAGTTTCCCAAGAGCTCTGCCTTCCCTGCCCTTGCTCACATCGCCCAGCAGATCTTGGACAGGACATCCCCTCAGGGCTCCTGA